The window TGCAGAAAGATCCAAAATGCTCACTGTTTGTGGGCGAGCGCGGGGCCGAAGACGTGCAAGCCGTTGGTCGCCTGACCTACCTCGCCGAAGCCGAAAAGCTCGAGGACGAGGCCGCCATCGACGCGGCGGCTGAGCGTTACTACCGCTATTTCCCTGATTCGCAGAGCTACCACAAGGCTCATGATTTCGATTTCTGGGTGCTCAAACCGGTACGCCACCGTTACATCGGCGGCTTCGGTGCGATTCACTGGGTCGATCAGTTAACGCTGGCCAACCCGTTCGCCGGAAAAGCCGAAGCGAGCATGGTCGAGCACATGAATGCCGATCACGCCAAAGCCATCGCCCATTACGTCGAAATGGCGGGCCTGCCGAAAACCGAGCCGGCGCAACTGGCGGGTATCGACACCGAAGGCATGCACCTGCGCATTGGCCAGGGGCTCTATTGGTTGCCGTTTCAAGCGCCGTGCAATACGCCGACACAAGTGCGCGAAGCCTTGGTTTTCCTGGCTCACGCCGAACATTGGCCAAAAAATGAAGGGGCCGACGCTTGAATTCACGAATTGGCGACGTCATCTAGGGGAGACTGGCAAGGCATTCTTGCGTTGAGGAACCATTTGATGCGCCCTTTTTTGTTGCTCTTTGTACTGTTTCCGGTGTTGGAGCTGTTCGTATTCGTCAAGGTCAGCGGGGCGATCGGGTTTTTCCCGGCCCTGCTGCTGGTCATTCTCGGCTCGATGCTCGGTGTGTTCGTGCTGCGTATCGCTGGTCTGGCAACCGCGTTGCGTGCTCGTGAAAGCCTGAACCGCGGCGAGTTGCCGGCCCAGACCATGCTCGAAGGCTTGATGCTGGCGCTGGCGGGTGGTCTGTTGATCCTGCCGGGCTTCGTCACTGACGTGCTGGGTCTGATCATGTTGCTGCCGATCTCTCGTCGACTGCTGGCCAATAAAATGCGCCAGCGTGCCGAAGAGGCGGCAATCCGTCAGCGTGCCTTCGCCGACGACCTTCAGCCACGTGGCGGTCCTGCCCCGCGCGAGCCGTTGGGCCGTGAGCCCAACGTGATCGAAGGCGAATTCGAACACCGCGATACCAAGTAATCCATACCATTGGCACGGCACCTTCGGGTGCCGTGTTCGTTTGTGGGGCAACAACCTGAAAAAATTTGCGTCCTCGCCCTTGTAATAAGCTTGCGCGCCCTTATGTAACGGTCACCGCAAGGTTTCTGGCGAACACGCCAGACAGACTTCCGCGGTTCGCTTGACGAACCGCACCCGGCACCGCCGGATTTGTTAAACCCGCCGGGAATACACCGGCCGATGAAAACCACAATTAGGAGAGATCGACAATGAAGCTTCGTCCTCTGCATGACCGCGTCGTCGTCCGTCGCAGCGAAGAAGAAAAGAAAACCGCTGGCGGCATCGTCCTGCCAGGTTCGGCTGCTGAAAAGCCAAACCAGGGTGAAGTCCTCGCTGTAGGCCCAGGCAAAGTGCTGGACAACGGTGAAGTGCGTGCACTGTCCGTAAAAGTGGGTGACAAGGTTGTGTTCGGTCCGTACTCCGGCAGCAACACTGTGAAAGTCGACGGCGAAGACCTGCTGGTAATTGGCGAGAGCGAAATCCTCGCCGTTGTCGAAGGCTGATTCCCCGCTCATTTTCCCGCTACTACAAAGTATTTAAGGAATATCGATCATGGCTGCTAAAGAAGTTAAGTTTGGCGATTCCGCCCGTAAGAAAATGCTCGCCGGTGTCAACGTCCTGGCTGACGCAGTAAAAGCGACCCTGGGCCCTAAAGGCCGTAACGTGATCATCGAGAAGAGCTTCGGCGCTCCGACCATCACCAAGGACGGCGTGTCCGTTGCCAAAGAAATCGAGCTGAAAGATCGCTTCGAAAACATGGGCGCGCAGCTGGTCAAAGACGTTGCCTCCCGTGCCAACGATGACGCAGGCGACGGCACCACCACCGCTACCGTTCTGGCTCAGTCGATCGTCAACGAAGGCCTGAAAGCCGTCGCTGCCGGCATGAACCCGATGGACCTGAAACGCGGCATCGACAAAGCGACCATCGCTATCGTCAAAGAGCTGAAAGCCCTGTCCAAGCCTTGCGCTGACACCAAGGCGATCGCTCAGGTCGGCACCATCTCGGCCAACTCCGACAGCTCCATCGGCGACATCATTGCCGAAGCCATGGAAAAAGTCGGTAAAGAAGGCGTGATCACCGTTGAAGAAGGCTCGGGCCTGGAAAACGAACTGTCGGTTGTTGAAGGCATGCAGTTCGACCGTGGCTACCTGTCCCCGTACTTCGTCAACAAGCCAGAGACCATGACTGCCGAGCTGGACGGTCCGCTGATCCTGCTGGTCGACAAAAAAATCTCGAACATCCGCGAAATGTTGCCAGTACTGGAAGCCGTTGCCAAAGCCGGCCGTCCACTGCTGATCGTTGCCGAAGACGTTGAAGGCGAAGCCCTGGCGACTCTGGTTGTGAACAACATGCGTGGCATCGTTAAAGTCGCAGCCGTCAAGGCTCCAGGCTTCGGCGACCGTCGCAAGGCCATGCTGCAGGACATCGCTGTTCTGACTGGCGGTACCGTTATCTCCGAAGAGATCGGTCTGAGCCTGGAAAGCACTACCCTGGAACACCTGGGTAATGCCAAGCGCGTGATCCTGTCCAAAGAAAACACCACCGTGATTGACGGTGCCGGCGTTGAGGCTGACATCCAGGCTCGCGTTCTGCAGATCCGTCAGCAAGTGGCCGACACTTCGTCCGACTACGACCGTGAAAAACTGCAAGAGCGTCTGGCCAAACTGTCCGGCGGCGTTGCAGTGATCAAGGTTGGCGCTGGTTCCGAAGTTGAAATGAAAGAGAAGAAAGCCCGCGTTGAAGACGCCCTGCACGCTACCCGTGCAGCCGTTGAAGAAGGCGTGGTACCTGGCGGCGGCGTGGCACTGGTTCGCGCTCTGCAGGCAATCTCCGAGCTGAAAGGCGACAACGATGACCAGAACGTTGGCATCCAGTTGCTGCGTCGCGCTGTTGAAGCGCCACTGCGCCAGATCGTTGCCAACTCCGGTGACGAGCCAAGCGTAGTAGTCGACAAGGTCAAGCAGGGTTCGGGTAACTACGGTTACAACGCTGCTACCGGCGAATACGGCGACATGATCGAAATGGGTATCCTGGACCCGGCAAAAGTGACTCGTTCGGCTCTGCAAGCGGCTTCGTCGATTGCCAGCCTGATGATCACCACCGAAGCCATGATCGCTGAGATCAAGGACGACGCTCCAGCTGGCGGCGGCATGCCAGACATGGGCGGTATGGGCGGCATGGGCGGCATGATGTAAGCCAGCCTTCCCCCGTACATAAAAACCCCGTCTGCGAAAGCAGGCGGGGTTTTTTATTGCCGGGATACAACGGTCACATTTGGATCTGTGTATCAGGCGTTTACCGGTTTCGCCTTGGTCGCTCGCTCAGCCTTCGAAGCGGGGCGATAAAGAATGTAGTAATACGACCCCAGACAAATCAGCCAGCAGAAAATCGCCGTCCACATGTTGTGCGAGAAGAAGTGCGCGCCCTGCATCATCCGGCTGACGGAAAACACCGTGCCCAAGGCGAAAGCGAACACAAACGCCTTGCGCGCCAGGCGCGGACGACGGTCACGCAGGACAAAAAACAGCGCAAACAGTGTGAAACCGGTCGCTGCATGCCCGCCGGGCCAGCAACGGCCCGGTTTATCGGTGTGCGGGCGAGGGCTGAGCAGTTCGCTATAGGTTTCGTGACCGCCAAACTGCTCCAGGCTCCACGGGCACTGGACGGCCGTCACTGCTTTGACTGGCGTGACAAAGGAGGTCGCCAGCGCCAGAGATAACACCAGGCAGCCCAGTTCCCGTTGGATCGGTTTGAGCCGGTCGATGAAAAAGGAGGCGATGAAACCGAGGATGGCCAACACCGAAAAGGCGATGACCACCTGCTTGGCGCGGTCATGCAGGATGTCTTCCAGGAAGTAACTGTGCCGCCCGATGAAATCCCCCGCGACCGGGTCATAGAACAGCTTGGCCAGGTCCATGTCCAAGGACGTCAGTTCGAGCAGCATCAGAATGATCGCCGCGATGACGGGAACGCCCAGGCACACCCAGAAATTCAGCGGGCGGGAGGCGGGGCGACCGGCAGTCGAAACCATGGCAATTCCTTGGTCAATGAAAGGTTCTGAACACGCAGCCGCGCGGAGTTTGAGCCTGTTCCTGTCGTCGACGTGTGAATCGATAGTGAAAAAGTCGTTAAAGGCGCCCCGGGTTTATAGGTTGAATATGCAACCGCACGCAGTCCTAGCCCTCAGCCACACTTGGCCTTAAGCTGCGCGGGCCAAGACGGCCGTTACTGTGTACGCAGGAGACACCCATGCGAATTCTATTGGTTGAAGACAACCGCGATATCCTGGCCAATCTGGCCGATTACCTGGGGCTCAAGGGTTATACCGTGGATTGCGCGCAGGACGGTTTGTCAGGCTTGCACCTGGCGGCCACCGAGCATTACGACTTGATCGTGCTCGACGTCATGCTGCCTGGCATCGACGGTTACACCCTGTGCAAACGTCTGCGTGAAGACGCGCGCCGCGACACGCCGGTGATCATGCTCACCGCTCGCGATCAATTGGACGACCGTCTGCAAGGGTTCAAATCCGGTGCCGATGACTACCTGATCAAACCCTTTGCGCTCTCTGAATTGGCAGCGCGCATCGAGGCGGTCATGCGCCGTGCCCAGGGTGGCGGTCGCCGCACCCTGCAGGTCGGCGATCTGATCTACGACCTCGATACCCTGGAAGTGACCCGCGAAGGGCGACTGCTGAAACTCAACCCGGTGGGCCTGAAGTTGCTGGCCGTGCTGATGCAAAAAAGTCCGCATGTACTGCGTCGCGAAATTCTCGAAGAGGCGCTGTGGGGGGATGATTGCCCGGACAGCGACAGCCTGCGCAGCCACGTTCATCAATTGCGCCAGGTGATCGACAAGCCGTTCGCCAAACCGTTGCTGCAAACCGTACACGGTGTGGGTTATCGCTTGGCCGAGGGCCGAGATGGAGTTTAAACAGAGCCTTGCTCAACGGATCATCATCGCCTTTGCGCTGATGAGCGCATTGGTCGCCGGCGCCTTCGCAATGGGCATTGTGGCGACCGTACACCTGGTGGAAGAAAAACTGATTTCGGCCGGTCTGGGCGGCGACTTGCAACGGCTGTTGCTGATGGACAGTGTCATGGACTGGAACCATCGTCCCGAGCCGGACCAGCTGTTCTATTTCAGCGGCGGGCCGGGCGACTTCGAGCTTCCCAAGGACCTGCGGCACCTGGGCCCGGGCTTTCACGAAGTGTTTCGCGAACAGCTGTCGTACCACGCGATGGTCGAAGTCGTCGATGGCCGACATTATGTGCTGTTGCAGGATCAGAGCGATTTCGAAGAGCGTGAACGGGTGCTGTTTGCCGTGGTGCTGGTGGGCTTCGTCTTGAGTCTGGCGTTGGCGGTGTTTCTTGGCTGGGTACTGGCGCGCAAAGTGATGGCGCCCGTGGTGCGCCTGGCCCGTCAGGTCCGCCACCGTGATCAATTATTAGGTCTTGCGCCCCCGCTGGCGCCGGATTACGCCGCCGACGAGGTGGGCGAGTTGGCCGTGGCCTTCGACGCCACCCTCGGGCGCTTGCGCCAGGCGTTGACCCGCGAACGGTTGTTCACCAGTGACGTCAGCCACGAACTGCGTACGCCATTGATGGTGCTGGCCAGTTCCTGCGAGCTGCTGCTGGAAAACCCCGGTATCGATCAGCGTGGACGTGCACAGGTCCAGCGCATCGCCCGCGCTTGCGAAGAGATGCGCGAGCTGGTGCAAACCTTCCTCATGTTGGCCCGCGCACAACGCGAAGACGCCAGCATGTCGCCCCAGCAGACCCTGAGCCAGGTCGCCGATGGACTGCTAAACCAGTGGCGCGAGCCGATCGAAGCCAAGGGGCTGGCGCTGATCTTTGAACCGGGTCATCCGGCCAACACGTGCTACAACGCAACCCTTTTGCATGCAGTCATGGGCAACTTGCTGCGTAACGCCCTGCATTACACCGAACGCGGATTCATCCGCCTGACGCTGACGGCCACGGGGTTCATGGTCGAGGACAGTGGCGTAGGCATTCCCGAGGAAAAGCGCGAGGCGATGTTCGAGCCGTTCGTGCGCGGCAACGAGAAGCGCGGTGAGGGCTTGGGGCTTGGGTTGTCACTGGTACAGCGCATCTGTGAAAACCAGGGGTGGACCGTCAGCCTGACGAACATGGAGCCCCATGGTTGTCGTTTTGAAGTGGAGCTGTGTCCGTCGCAGATGAATTGATCGGCCTGTTACACCGCCTTGGCCCGGGCGCTGTTGTTCGCACCCTGCAAAACCTCGAAATGATTTGAGGTTTTACATGACGTTTTTTTCACAAAGGAATGACCTGTCGCTGACACGGCGCTACCTATCGTGAATGCCATCAGCAGCTCTGGAGACCTTGGTGATGGCTGGCCCGATCAAACTGGATTTTTCCGAAAAGTACGACGACCAACACGCTCAACGATACCTGCGTAAACACCA of the Pseudomonas frederiksbergensis genome contains:
- a CDS encoding co-chaperone GroES → MKLRPLHDRVVVRRSEEEKKTAGGIVLPGSAAEKPNQGEVLAVGPGKVLDNGEVRALSVKVGDKVVFGPYSGSNTVKVDGEDLLVIGESEILAVVEG
- a CDS encoding FxsA family protein, producing the protein MRPFLLLFVLFPVLELFVFVKVSGAIGFFPALLLVILGSMLGVFVLRIAGLATALRARESLNRGELPAQTMLEGLMLALAGGLLILPGFVTDVLGLIMLLPISRRLLANKMRQRAEEAAIRQRAFADDLQPRGGPAPREPLGREPNVIEGEFEHRDTK
- the colR gene encoding two-component system response regulator ColR produces the protein MRILLVEDNRDILANLADYLGLKGYTVDCAQDGLSGLHLAATEHYDLIVLDVMLPGIDGYTLCKRLREDARRDTPVIMLTARDQLDDRLQGFKSGADDYLIKPFALSELAARIEAVMRRAQGGGRRTLQVGDLIYDLDTLEVTREGRLLKLNPVGLKLLAVLMQKSPHVLRREILEEALWGDDCPDSDSLRSHVHQLRQVIDKPFAKPLLQTVHGVGYRLAEGRDGV
- a CDS encoding phosphatase PAP2 family protein — protein: MVSTAGRPASRPLNFWVCLGVPVIAAIILMLLELTSLDMDLAKLFYDPVAGDFIGRHSYFLEDILHDRAKQVVIAFSVLAILGFIASFFIDRLKPIQRELGCLVLSLALATSFVTPVKAVTAVQCPWSLEQFGGHETYSELLSPRPHTDKPGRCWPGGHAATGFTLFALFFVLRDRRPRLARKAFVFAFALGTVFSVSRMMQGAHFFSHNMWTAIFCWLICLGSYYYILYRPASKAERATKAKPVNA
- the groL gene encoding chaperonin GroEL (60 kDa chaperone family; promotes refolding of misfolded polypeptides especially under stressful conditions; forms two stacked rings of heptamers to form a barrel-shaped 14mer; ends can be capped by GroES; misfolded proteins enter the barrel where they are refolded when GroES binds) → MAAKEVKFGDSARKKMLAGVNVLADAVKATLGPKGRNVIIEKSFGAPTITKDGVSVAKEIELKDRFENMGAQLVKDVASRANDDAGDGTTTATVLAQSIVNEGLKAVAAGMNPMDLKRGIDKATIAIVKELKALSKPCADTKAIAQVGTISANSDSSIGDIIAEAMEKVGKEGVITVEEGSGLENELSVVEGMQFDRGYLSPYFVNKPETMTAELDGPLILLVDKKISNIREMLPVLEAVAKAGRPLLIVAEDVEGEALATLVVNNMRGIVKVAAVKAPGFGDRRKAMLQDIAVLTGGTVISEEIGLSLESTTLEHLGNAKRVILSKENTTVIDGAGVEADIQARVLQIRQQVADTSSDYDREKLQERLAKLSGGVAVIKVGAGSEVEMKEKKARVEDALHATRAAVEEGVVPGGGVALVRALQAISELKGDNDDQNVGIQLLRRAVEAPLRQIVANSGDEPSVVVDKVKQGSGNYGYNAATGEYGDMIEMGILDPAKVTRSALQAASSIASLMITTEAMIAEIKDDAPAGGGMPDMGGMGGMGGMM
- a CDS encoding sensor histidine kinase, yielding MEFKQSLAQRIIIAFALMSALVAGAFAMGIVATVHLVEEKLISAGLGGDLQRLLLMDSVMDWNHRPEPDQLFYFSGGPGDFELPKDLRHLGPGFHEVFREQLSYHAMVEVVDGRHYVLLQDQSDFEERERVLFAVVLVGFVLSLALAVFLGWVLARKVMAPVVRLARQVRHRDQLLGLAPPLAPDYAADEVGELAVAFDATLGRLRQALTRERLFTSDVSHELRTPLMVLASSCELLLENPGIDQRGRAQVQRIARACEEMRELVQTFLMLARAQREDASMSPQQTLSQVADGLLNQWREPIEAKGLALIFEPGHPANTCYNATLLHAVMGNLLRNALHYTERGFIRLTLTATGFMVEDSGVGIPEEKREAMFEPFVRGNEKRGEGLGLGLSLVQRICENQGWTVSLTNMEPHGCRFEVELCPSQMN
- a CDS encoding HugZ family protein; amino-acid sequence: MSVEAAKNARELLLKEYRGVLSTHSKAMPGFPFGSVVPYCLDAQGWPLILISRIAQHTHNLQKDPKCSLFVGERGAEDVQAVGRLTYLAEAEKLEDEAAIDAAAERYYRYFPDSQSYHKAHDFDFWVLKPVRHRYIGGFGAIHWVDQLTLANPFAGKAEASMVEHMNADHAKAIAHYVEMAGLPKTEPAQLAGIDTEGMHLRIGQGLYWLPFQAPCNTPTQVREALVFLAHAEHWPKNEGADA